GTAACAGCGGCGGAAAATCAGAGAGTCAACTGTCCCCTGTAGCATGCAAACACCGGACTGGGAGTTTGATCCAGAATTAACTGATTTCTGGCATCTTAGTCCCTCTGAGACCGTTCGCGCCGAGCCTGTTTGAAACGTGTAGTAGCCGGTGATACTCGTCAGGTTGTACCCTGCGCCAATGATAGTCAGTCTCTTGGACAGGTCAACTTGGTCAGGATATGTTCCTGCTGCAATTAGAATCGTGTCACCATTGACGGCCGCCGAATGTGCCAAAGGGATTGTAGCATATTGACTCGGGACCATTCGGATCGCTCCCAGTGCATTGGACATACATAAGGCAAAAAGCAGACACGACAAAAGCGCGCGCACGTTCATAGGTCCATCCTTGTAGGGTTTTATGTGAATAATGGGCTACACGAAACAATGCAGGCGGAAGATCAATTGTGTCGGCACTAAGGCAGGGCGACCACAACGTAGTAGTTGCGGTCAACCGCCGGCACTATCCCGAAGTGTGTGAACATGGTATCAGTGGTTGTGGTAACAAGGGTTGTGGAATCCGGTGTGAAGCTGTAGTTCGGAGATGCGTGAACTTGATAAGTAGAAGCATTCGCGGCAGGCGACCAATACAGAACGACATCGTCAGGGGTGGCGCCAGTGAGAATAGCCAGATCGTCTATGGCCCCGAGGAGCGGCGGGCGAAGATTCTCCCACCATGTGATATCATTCATTGCGCTCGCGATATCTATATCGCCATCTCCATCGAAATCTCCAGCCGCGACGACTTCTTCACCTGGCGCAATGACAAATGAACTGAAACCTTCTGATCCGTCGTTCGCGAGCCATTCGATATTTGAGCCGTTTGCTACGACGTCTAGCCCGTTCAGCCCATCAATATCCGCAACATCAAAATCATAGCCCGCGCTCGAAGAGGAGATTGGATGTTCGGCGAACGTGCCCGTTCCGTCGTTTTCCCACCACTTCATAGGAGTAGAGATTTCATTTTGTCCAATCAGGTCCGGATCACCGTCTGAATCCAAGTCGGAAGTGAGAAGTTTGTCGTAGTTACCACTTGCTATGAAATTCTCTGAAAAAGAGTCTGCACCGAGGTTCTCATACCAGATTGTGACACTCCCACCATTTGCCGCAACATCGAGATCATCGTCACCATCGAAATCTGCAATTGCAACTGTCGCATCGGTTCGGTTCGTCGGCATCAAGTGTTCGGTGAAACTCCCGCCGCCCAGGTTCTCCCACCACGTGACCCGCTCGTTTCCAGCGCCGCCGACGATATCGAGATCGAGATCCCCGTCCAGGTCGCCAAGAGCCACCTCGAGTGCTTCGTCGAAAGTACCATTTACAAGGCGATAGGTGAAAGTGTTCGTCCCGTTGTTCTCAAACCATACGACGTCATCCAGAGTCCTCGAGGTGGCAACCACATCAGTATCTCCGTCATGGTCAACGTCACCCGCCTTTGCGTCCGTAGCAGCGTTCAGAGTCCCATAGATGAGCCGGGTCGTGAATACACCAGAGCCGTTGTTCTCGAACCATGCCACATCGTTCGAAAACACGCCGGTGGCCAAGAGGTCAAGATCATTATCCTGGTCCAGGTCAACTGCGGACAGCGACGATACATATAGCAGGTCGAAATTGGAAACTATCAAGTGATCCGTAAAGGTCACTTGCGCTCGTGCGGACGAAGAAAATCCTTGAAACACACAAAACAATAACAAAAACAATTCCTTAACTTTCATCTGATATGCTCCTAATCAAGTTACAAGAAATCTCCGTGCTGATTTTTAAGATAGAATTGAATGTTTCAAAATACAAGGGTTTTCATTGTACCCCAGAAAAATGTGTACCTCATTTTCTGTAAGGTCAGTTGCATTGGTCTGCCCCCATTTTCTGTGCCAGTGTTAGGATTACACTTGCTTCCTGTACCGGGGCTTGGAGCCCGGCGAGCTATGCGGCCTGACCGTGTTGCATTGAACGCGCCACTGTACGTACACCTTGGTTCTAAAACGTGGTCGTACTAGTCCTTTGGTGCCAATTGCGCTGGCGAAGAGCAGCGTCCCAATCATCCGACTCGAGCCTCCCTGAATTGACCTTTGATCATTGAGTTGAACGCCTTGCCGAGTGAACCAGCTGCACGGAGATCGTTGTACGTTGCCTCGGGGACATCGTAGTACTGCCAAATCTGTCCACTTGATCGAAATTCAACTTCGAGCGTGCCGGATGAAGGCTCGTAGCCGATTGTCGAAATCATTGATGAATCTACATATTCCTTATTCATGTTCACCTCCTCAGCTTTCGTTCTCGTTGCGAAGTCACTACCGTCTTGTAGTCTTCTGCGTCACGAGCAAATGTTTTGAGCCAGCTTTCCACGAGCTTGGGGTCTTCGCTCGTCGGTCTCGGCACCTGCAGTGGGATTCTCACACGCGACGGGATTGTGACCGCCTCGCCAATCACAAGTGCCTCGCCAGTTCGGAGAGCAGGGAGCAAGTCGATTAAGCTGATTAGATTGTCTGGCGCAGACGATTTCACAATGCCCTGATCGCTGGCGTTTGTCAAGCGGAGGGCAATGAAGGTGCCAACCTGTGCCAAGATCGTATCAGCGATTTCTGATGGACGTTGCGAAATCATAAGAGAACCGATGCCGAACTTGCGACCCTCCTTGAAGACCCTTTCCACTGCTTCGCGCGCATAGTTGTTTCCTTCGGACTTGTTCAGATAATAGTGAGCTTCCTCAAATGCTATTAATAAGGGGCGCTGCCTGCCGGTGTATGTCTCATTACGCCCCCAGAACATACTGTCGAAGACAAAACGAGTAATGAGGCCGACTGTGATGTCCAGCACTCCGAATGGAACTCCAGCCAAATCGAGAATCGTGAGTCGCTCATCGGTCCCGATCCAGTCGTCGAGCAAATCGTTCAAGTCTCTTCCGGTAGTCGGATCTGCGTACTCACCGGGATGAAAAAGAAAGTCATATGCTGAATCTCTGAGTCGGCTTATGAGCCGCTTTTCATACCCATAGAATTCCTGATAGTGCTTAGATTTATAAGGAGCGGCGGCCCCAACGGCATACGGCGCGAAGCTGGGAGGAGTAAGGGTTCTAAAGTTACCATTATCTTGAACGCAAGCGTTCTCCTGCGACTGCTTCTCCTGAGTCGCTTCATTAAATGTGGCGTTCAGCCACCAATAGATGTGATACCACAACTCTCTCACGCTAAACGGGATAGGTGAGTCGGCCGAGACCCGGTTGGGATCCACGGGTCCCGCCTTGAGTGTCCCAGCGTTTGCCCGTTTTCTTTCGACAATCAGTTCCCTAAGCTTTCTGTACTCAGGACGCTGATCATCCTTCGCGTCCGCGCCAACCAAGAAGTACGCAAGTTCGTCAAACGTCATGAGCCAGAATGGGATATAGAGTGGACGTGCTGCGTCATTAATCTTGAACACCCTAGAGCTGGGAAATGCAGAAGCATACTCGCCGTGTGGGTCGACCAATATGATTCTCGATCCAGGGTAGTCACGTAGAATAGCCTTCATAACGCAAACAGTTGCATTGGATTTGCCGCTTCCCGTTGATCCAAGAATTGCGCAATGTCTTAGCACCAACTTGTGGACATCAGCACTCACCTGAAGGTTGTCAGATGAGGAGTGAGTCCCGAGTTCTATGGAACCTGTACTCCTCTTCGCGTAGATGTCCAACAAATCGGCTTCTGTAACTAGATGAACCTCATCGTTTATCGTCGGATATGTTCCGACGCCCTTTTGAAAGTCCTCATCGCCGACCTTTTCACCAACCAGTTGAACGGACAAGAACCGTGAGCCAGGGCTAAATGCTAGTTTCTCGTCAGGATTTGTCATTGGCACGTTGCTGACGGCAACGACAATGCCATAAAGGCAGATGTTACCCACCGGAAACTTGACAAACGTGCCAATCTGCCCGATTTTGTAGAGCCGCCCGTTGATGATAGGTGCAGCGGAAGGAATCTCATTAGAGATCTCAACTTCGACGGTGCTCGAGTCGACTCGTATTACCGTGCCCAAGTAGGTGATGTTACTGGTCATTTAGCCGCCAATTCTTCACGATCCTTCTTCCCGGAGCTGGCGACAAGGAAGCTAACCAACTTATTGAAGTCGCCAAGCGTCAATTGCGACTTTTCTTCACTCCAGAACATGCTT
This region of bacterium genomic DNA includes:
- a CDS encoding VCBS repeat-containing protein, which gives rise to MKVKELFLLLFCVFQGFSSSARAQVTFTDHLIVSNFDLLYVSSLSAVDLDQDNDLDLLATGVFSNDVAWFENNGSGVFTTRLIYGTLNAATDAKAGDVDHDGDTDVVATSRTLDDVVWFENNGTNTFTYRLVNGTFDEALEVALGDLDGDLDLDIVGGAGNERVTWWENLGGGSFTEHLMPTNRTDATVAIADFDGDDDLDVAANGGSVTIWYENLGADSFSENFIASGNYDKLLTSDLDSDGDPDLIGQNEISTPMKWWENDGTGTFAEHPISSSSAGYDFDVADIDGLNGLDVVANGSNIEWLANDGSEGFSSFVIAPGEEVVAAGDFDGDGDIDIASAMNDITWWENLRPPLLGAIDDLAILTGATPDDVVLYWSPAANASTYQVHASPNYSFTPDSTTLVTTTTDTMFTHFGIVPAVDRNYYVVVALP
- a CDS encoding KTSC domain-containing protein — protein: MNKEYVDSSMISTIGYEPSSGTLEVEFRSSGQIWQYYDVPEATYNDLRAAGSLGKAFNSMIKGQFREARVG
- a CDS encoding ATP-binding protein, coding for MTSNITYLGTVIRVDSSTVEVEISNEIPSAAPIINGRLYKIGQIGTFVKFPVGNICLYGIVVAVSNVPMTNPDEKLAFSPGSRFLSVQLVGEKVGDEDFQKGVGTYPTINDEVHLVTEADLLDIYAKRSTGSIELGTHSSSDNLQVSADVHKLVLRHCAILGSTGSGKSNATVCVMKAILRDYPGSRIILVDPHGEYASAFPSSRVFKINDAARPLYIPFWLMTFDELAYFLVGADAKDDQRPEYRKLRELIVERKRANAGTLKAGPVDPNRVSADSPIPFSVRELWYHIYWWLNATFNEATQEKQSQENACVQDNGNFRTLTPPSFAPYAVGAAAPYKSKHYQEFYGYEKRLISRLRDSAYDFLFHPGEYADPTTGRDLNDLLDDWIGTDERLTILDLAGVPFGVLDITVGLITRFVFDSMFWGRNETYTGRQRPLLIAFEEAHYYLNKSEGNNYAREAVERVFKEGRKFGIGSLMISQRPSEIADTILAQVGTFIALRLTNASDQGIVKSSAPDNLISLIDLLPALRTGEALVIGEAVTIPSRVRIPLQVPRPTSEDPKLVESWLKTFARDAEDYKTVVTSQRERKLRR